A stretch of DNA from Plasmodium brasilianum strain Bolivian I chromosome 3, whole genome shotgun sequence:
GAAGAGAATGTGGGTCGCCAAAAAAATCTTTTAGAAGTGTACGACTAcagaaagaataaaaaaattatttactatGCTGTTAAGAATCACTATGATCCTTATaaagaaatgaataaaaaggaaaaagagaGTTATGAAgcatatgaaaataaattatatgaaaatgatatatatgattatttattacatcaGTATGAGAGCAATTATAGAAATCTTTTTGATGAAGACTATTTATCGAAACAAAGTTTTCTGAATGCAAGAAaagaatttattataaataaaataagtctAAACAGAGATTATGATAGACATTACAAAAATACTACTAAGTGTAACATATTAAGGGGATTGAATGAAGCGAATATACACAGGAATAGAAATGGTAACATGAATAGTAGGAGTGGCCATGACAAGATCAACAGTAGCAACTCCAATAATAACCCGAAGGATATGGAAAGGTTAAATTTCAACAATTTTTTTGCGCAGAATAGTGAACAGTATAATCATCATAATTTCGTTGATAGTTcagaatatatgaaaaacagAAGTGGAAGAGAACTTTATGgaaataatgtatatgaCTACAAAGTAAATGGTAGTGATGATATAACTCCTTTAAACGAAAGACTCCATAGCATATACCAAACAAGTATTAGCATATCTAACCTGTGTGATGACAAcgttatagatatatatagtgATAAATGTCTTAGTGATGTTTATACTCAGAGGCCTATGTTGTTTATCTGCTCCGAAAAGGATGCCTCTACGAGCATGGGCAGCGTTAGGGAGGGCAGTAAAACTGGCGGTAAGGTCCCCGACAATTCTGGACGTTGTATGATgctaaaaattaacaaagaCTTTAAGaagatttttaaaaaattgaagtataaaaatacagTCGTCATCAGCAACATTGGGAGGAAAACGGGTTCCTCGACCTTCTCGAATTTCATcataaacaaagaaaaaatgaacagtTTTATTAGAGAAAGTGGTAAAGAACAGAATTGTATTTATGCTTATATGACAGCAAGTCAAAATAGAATtaactatatttatttggACTACGATAAGTTAACTCCAAAAGGAATGGACGGATTCCCGAACAGAAACACTTCGAGTAGTGGAAGTGTTGGAAGCGTTGGAAGCATTGGAAGCATTGGTCTTATTGACAATACTGGAAGTACACAAACCATTGGAAGTTTTGGCAATACCGGAAGCATTGAAAACTTTGGAACTATTGACAGCATTGGAAACACTGGTATTGCAGAAAGCATAAATAACAGCGACTGCGGAGAGATAAACAAATTTGTAACCCTGTCCTTTTACTTTTccaatatcattatttttcatataaacaACCAAAATTACATGGATATGTTTTCCTTATTGGCGGACTACTATGATATAATCAAAAAGattaaggaaaatataatatatagagaaaaaaaaatatatgaagaagaaaagaagaaaaaaaaaaaaaaacataggAACATAACTAGGTCGAATACGGATGGTACACTgcttcataaaaataaacaaaaaataaataaaagaatttcaTATGATATTAGTATGgataatagtaacagtagTAGATCGAATTCAAATAATGAGGACAACAGTAGCAGTGAAGATTTTGAcgaagataatttttttgttccttaTTTTGTGTTTGTTTTGAGAGATATAAACAAAGAGgatttcataaaaatgaaagaggCAAATGATGAAATGGTAAATCGTAGTGCTGTGAATCGTGATGGTCATAAGACCGAAAATGATAACCTGAAGAACTCATATACACTCCAATATTTCAACACATTAATAgacaatattaataatacaatttTGCAGAAAAAAGTGAAATGCTTCCTAAATTTTTTGACAAAAAAgagtttattctttttaccttacatatatacagatGAAGACGAATTAACTATTAACACTGACTACATGGttgaactaaaaaaaataaaaaaagagttaTATGTACATGGAAGGAGTATAGATAACatgtacaaaaataatgcaatgtatatatataaatatcttaATATGCTAATTTACACAacgaataataatatattctatagtccaaatcatttaaaaaaaaaaattgaaaattttgaaagcaaaatgttatataatgTTCTTACacagaattttttatttcatataagaaaaaaaatcgaAAATAAATTACCCATGAAACCAAACTTATTTCTGACTTTAATAAATGAACTAAAGATTGAATATATGTTAACctttgaaaaattttcagTAGGTAATGAAgcaataaaaaggaaatataaaaatcagTTATACAAAGATATTGatattatcatattaaaagcatataaggaaaatatagCTTTTAgttgttttactttttataaaattatagacaaaaaaattaataaattaaatatatatgacaaaatttataataagaaatatgaaaactTTGATGGACTTCGTCTCGATATAGACAATGTGAATGATTCATCTGTTGATAATCTCATATATAACGAAAtattaagtataaaaaaagaagaaatatttactcattttataaaaacctATTATAATACTACTAGCGCTGAGGAATTATCTCCTTCTGTTGTTAAAATGGGCAAGGAAAATTGTAACGTCGTTTCGAAGCATACTAATAATTACAATACGGATTCGATTATTCACTCTCACAAATCTGTTAGTAATTCTGAACGGGGGAACAGTGGAAAAAGTGGGAAAACTGAGCAAAGAACAAAAAGTTCAGATGATCAAGATTCAAATGATAAATCCTCTTCCACTTCTCGAAAAGGGGGAAGCAATTTTGGAGACAACTTCGGTAGCAAGTACAGTCGCATAAGTGATTACAAAAATTACCGGAAAAATGACCGGAAAAATGACCAGAAAAATGACCGGAAAAATGACCAGAAAAATGACCGGAAAAATGACCAGAAAAATGACCAGAAAAATGACCGGAAAAATGACCTTAGCAGTGACAGCAAAAACTATCGGGGTGACACTTCTCACAGTTATGAGCATACCGATAGTGAAGGAAACAAAGtaggagaagaaaaaatcaaaaacacaaaaataaaaaaaatgtacgaTCGACATAAAAGCGCAAGTGCTACTATATCATACATGAATGCCGATAATGATCCGTATAACGATTATCAAGGAAGGGGAAAAGATGCTAACGGTGGAAATAACAACAGTTATATTTCTAATACAAGAGACTCATCGAGGAGAACTCCTCAAAAACTTAAATCAGATGTGGTAATGCTAAATGAacgaaaacaaaaaattcgTGAAGAAAATGacttttctaaaaaatatcGTAGTGTtaattataagaataaaaattctgaccatgttcataaaaattacaatttgCATGAAAATTCGGACCTTAGTGATATTTTCAGCGATCTAGACGAGATAATCACAACAGGTTATGAGGTGAACAAAGCAAGAATTGATGGTTTAAAAagtaagaaatataatacaaaaaaaaagataagttttaatgaacaaaaaagtTTATGTAACAACCTTCAGAATGCCGAAGGGGCTGACATAGCACATTTGAAAAGAGACGACATACAGCAGCAGAAGCAGAGGAAGCAGCAGGAAGAGGACGATAATAACGATAACGAGAGTAACATtgcttttttgaaaaaaacaaattcaAATATTTCCCAAAATAGTAAAGACAAAATTCAATTCATTGAGCAAGTTGAAAATaccaataaaaaattaaataagaatgatttaaataaaaaaaagaagatgaCTTGCTTGCCCAGGCCGAAATCgagaaatagtaaaaattagATTCTTTGatttttatatgcatatcccttttttatgta
This window harbors:
- a CDS encoding protein CINCH — protein: MNNLHNVRGVGKINKDSYIYNCDTGHYENNINSEGIQKEYIPPNNSNYQQLLHSAALENNIYMNITDNSTPEDMHILSEKEIRKINPTTNGNDNSINIKSGNIYNDNVNIGSMDNSGMNNSSMNNSSLNNSSMNSNIMNNSGMNNGGLLNSGLHNSSVHNNYVDTLGRFFKEDKFKIKKIKETNSINNVCYNSKKNLTSILPFDKIVEECNIQNLLSKNQVHDLYNHQNVYDEKINKKKEPSHFTSLDSYNEKNIIQNGFNEDFSDVSFARPLKGNTFAYSKYDSHKNNIDSCNFPNLIDNNVDKRYVPAQSEVLNYKGFHSKGKLNSPYNNGNINKNVDQINVVVPPYVHMNKSGKNNAVRREGIHADTPNHVNQKVSSRNDIVNDDAIAIDRGATNGGGTTNGGGITNGGGITNGGGITNGGGITNGGGITNGGGIANDGSIASGRGMTNGGGTTNGGSIASGRGMPNGGGTTNGGSIANDGSIASGRGISNRNDCEEENVGRQKNLLEVYDYRKNKKIIYYAVKNHYDPYKEMNKKEKESYEAYENKLYENDIYDYLLHQYESNYRNLFDEDYLSKQSFLNARKEFIINKISLNRDYDRHYKNTTKCNILRGLNEANIHRNRNGNMNSRSGHDKINSSNSNNNPKDMERLNFNNFFAQNSEQYNHHNFVDSSEYMKNRSGRELYGNNVYDYKVNGSDDITPLNERLHSIYQTSISISNLCDDNVIDIYSDKCLSDVYTQRPMLFICSEKDASTSMGSVREGSKTGGKVPDNSGRCMMLKINKDFKKIFKKLKYKNTVVISNIGRKTGSSTFSNFIINKEKMNSFIRESGKEQNCIYAYMTASQNRINYIYLDYDKLTPKGMDGFPNRNTSSSGSVGSVGSIGSIGLIDNTGSTQTIGSFGNTGSIENFGTIDSIGNTGIAESINNSDCGEINKFVTLSFYFSNIIIFHINNQNYMDMFSLLADYYDIIKKIKENIIYREKKIYEEEKKKKKKKHRNITRSNTDGTLLHKNKQKINKRISYDISMDNSNSSRSNSNNEDNSSSEDFDEDNFFVPYFVFVLRDINKEDFIKMKEANDEMVNRSAVNRDGHKTENDNLKNSYTLQYFNTLIDNINNTILQKKVKCFLNFLTKKSLFFLPYIYTDEDELTINTDYMVELKKIKKELYVHGRSIDNMYKNNAMYIYKYLNMLIYTTNNNIFYSPNHLKKKIENFESKMLYNVLTQNFLFHIRKKIENKLPMKPNLFLTLINELKIEYMLTFEKFSVGNEAIKRKYKNQLYKDIDIIILKAYKENIAFSCFTFYKIIDKKINKLNIYDKIYNKKYENFDGLRLDIDNVNDSSVDNLIYNEILSIKKEEIFTHFIKTYYNTTSAEELSPSVVKMGKENCNVVSKHTNNYNTDSIIHSHKSVSNSERGNSGKSGKTEQRTKSSDDQDSNDKSSSTSRKGGSNFGDNFGSKYSRISDYKNYRKNDRKNDQKNDRKNDQKNDRKNDQKNDQKNDRKNDLSSDSKNYRGDTSHSYEHTDSEGNKVGEEKIKNTKIKKMYDRHKSASATISYMNADNDPYNDYQGRGKDANGGNNNSYISNTRDSSRRTPQKLKSDVVMLNERKQKIREENDFSKKYRSVNYKNKNSDHVHKNYNLHENSDLSDIFSDLDEIITTGYEVNKARIDGLKSKKYNTKKKISFNEQKSLCNNLQNAEGADIAHLKRDDIQQQKQRKQQEEDDNNDNESNIAFLKKTNSNISQNSKDKIQFIEQVENTNKKLNKNDLNKKKKMTCLPRPKSRNSKN